The sequence ACCTCTGGTTAAAATCTGTTCAAAATTTGCCGTTCATCATGTGTTGGTTAGTTTTTGTGTGCTAGTAATCCAACTCTTGCCTTGACCTTCTGGAAGTACTTTTGCGATTATCGCACGTGTTGAAATACATTTGTAGGATGGCTTGATGCTCCAGACTTGTGATCCAAAGTTAATTGGTCTTTGATCCTTTTTAATTCTCTGGAGACGATTGCATTACAAATTAACAAACATTTTCccaaaatataaattaaaatagGCGTACGTTTATGATTGAAATTGATTTGTACCACAACATCGATCAAAGTTCTGGGAATCGGAATCAGGTAGATTAGATGAATAGCATGGGTAACCTTTATTCTACGAAATCAGCACAAATATAACCAAGACCACTTACTGGTCAGTTAATTATTAAGACTGTGAAACGGTTCCGAATGAGATCCTAATGCAATCAATGATGCTGTTGGTCCTTCCAATCGAGCTTTGTGTACATTGCTTCAGTCAGTTCCTGGAAATCGATGTTAGTTTCCATTACATTTATGGATCAATTATCCGTAGAACGACAAATTGCATTCAGAAACAGTTGATGAACTAGAGCAATTGTGCGTCCTTACAATGTCGTTTCGGTTTGTATCCGGGTAACTTGCTTCATTCAGAAAAGTAAACTTTCAAAGCTCGTATCTGGAACACGCAAACAATCACTTCAAATAATGATTTGACGGTGCTTCTGCTGACGATCTGTTCGCGTGATATCTGTGTCGCCCGTCGTCACTTCGAACAATCCTACGACAACGTATCAACCATGAGATCGTACATCGGAATCCATACCGCTGGTACatctcaataaaaaaaaatgtttcacatACATAACGCATGAGCAAACCTAAAGCCATAGAGTTGAGCTGTTTGGAAAACGGGATACAGAAGGAAATTTCATCCCATTATGTCTAGCCTCTTGATCCGGCCGTGAGTTCAGTTTCGCTGTACAGCACGACACCCCGAGGCACATCGATTTTCACTTTCCATCCGTTCGTCGGAATGTCGAACAACGAACGGTGTGGAAAACCTGATGGTGTTCCAACACCAGCAAACAATAATAAAAGTGTACATTCGTTCGCCCGGGCTTCCACATTTTCACTATTTACCCAGCAAACGGTTTTTAACCTGCCGCCAATTGTTCCCTCGgggactgctaggtggattgcaAAATCATCGTCCAGCATCGTTGCATCCTGCCGAATGTAGCTTCCAAAAGGAATAAAAGATCTCTATCAGCGCTGCTCCTAACACCACATGGTTGttattgttgctgctgttgttgttgctgtcgaTGACGATAATCGTCGCCCCGTCATTGCGTCGTCATCAACCGATGCTGATTATGTGGTTCCGGTATGCCACTTCCTGGTTTACTTTTGAAGTAAGGGATGATCAGGTCGTTGTTATGGTCAATACATTTCTGGCATGTTGGTCCATAACtagatttcgtttttttttttttttcaatatcacCGGGCTTACaaaagatttagaaaatgttttcatttgttcattttttacaAGAATCCCTACCACGTTCAACTTCCAAAGTAAGGGGATTGGGTTGAACACTAAACCAGTAGCAACAATTCTCAACTTTTTGCTACTATTAGAGCAAAATAAATGCACTGTGGGATATTCTTTCAACATGCTGCATTAGGAAGAGAAGTTGAAAGTCACCCATAAAAGTTGGCTGTAACACAGTGATAATGCATGATATAAAGCAAAGTTTAAACTATGAAACCCGGGTACATTGGAGCCACAGTGTGAGTTTAATCAATGGGTGAAAAGTTGGACTAACGAAGCAGTCGGTAACAATGGAAGCCGATTCTCATTAAAACTACTGGGCATTATTTCAGTACTTTAAGTGTGAAAAGTGTTAAACAAACCAAAGACGAAAGCGACAACAACGACGACTGTTTTGTGAGCCAGTTAGCTCTCCACATGGAACAAGAACaagttctgctgttgaaatcgtTAATCAATCCTAGTCAAACCATAAAATGAGACCATGTGGAAGGAATAAGCAATCGACTATGGTTTgaacgtaaattttgtaaatgttCATCACTTAAGTGAAGCAGAATTCGATTACGGTACAGATTTTAGTTTCCCGGATGAAACGAGTCATAGTTAACggcaataagaaaataagaaatagTTAGTGTATAGAAACGTCAAACCTAAAAGcagaggggctggggtccactaggagattgatagtacctattagctctctccggacagtaccagcctagatgccgtgtggaatccggcggaaaaaaatgaaccaagaatagatccactgggttactgcttccatgtcgtaaaaggcgacaattgctggagtttctttttcctttcagttatcagaaattttcaatgtttcacttctgattactctattttactaaattatctcttcattcaatctatcaatttccgtctagcttcgttcgtttcaatctatcaatttccgtctatttttatttggaatgttttcttcttccatgttattgattgtctttcaggattataaattgaattgataACTATTGCACAAAtcctttgatattacaaagttaataacagagataacatatatacataataaaaaaacacttgatattaatatttcaaacaacaaattaatatttttctcggtagccggttgcccagatcaaccaatataaccaattaataattttattaaataattaaaataataaagcggaaataataaagacgcgcgtgaaatctttttacctttatttggtgatttaaaatgattttataacaactgtttagaatatgtcaatgcaatgaatcaactattttgtctaaatcctattcactcgtttattttgtatcacgtaatttcatttaaaaaaaaatagggaagtttttattctttacgtgatagtattgcaaatttttctttagtttcctcgaaaaaaaagttgtgaatcaagacttcccgggacttcaatataggatattgttgaaacgttcactcgggaagtcagtgagtttagtggtgcatccgagcatcttgaaaccggaacatactgagtcgggcgcgaaaccaatactgaaatttttactaacaaatatccttctcccgtgacacttgtggagtgcgcagttgtatatacggcctctagtaacaacaagtattggaataacatcccttcccattccttagacgatctacgttcgggcctggccggcgccggtactgatcgattaattctgggattaccagaagatgtacattgaaggatgatttaccagtcccaggtcggatcatctaggaactccctgtacaatttcagctaatcccgatcagtaacggagtagcaaccaggggtggtcgctcaagaaACGTCAAACCTAAAAGCAGCTCAAACACGGAAACATCGTAATCAgtattttgacgaaaaaaatagttgattttctgattttagttagttattttttgagacaactaaaaatttgttactattgctgattcagattttttaattctcattcccttaacaataatgaaatatttattgaaacggctatttttttagttgaattcaccaattcaacgtgctgtcatttcttagctaaagcacacttcatttccattcaactaattttttagttgaattagagatataaaacgttgttttgaaccaacataaatggttgaattggcttctgcaatttgcagctatatggcgcactgtcaccgaaaaaaagttcacaccgtaatgactactagccactagatggcacactactaacgaaaagaatttttcagtcgcgtTTTttcctatattggcaggtataaatacgatgttgtattggagaaaaagacataaacgaaacataaacaaaatttacaaattacaattttacaaatttttcttctaaaacgctgttttattcattcgacttcgcgaaatcgactctctcactgaaaactttgagcactcggaaaacaaaaaccgaatacaagtagtacaccggacggcgtagcccggaagattggaagatacaaaaaacatcatttgacatatacaattagagtgcaacattcgaaactcacttcactgttccgcgtaaaaatattattacgcacaatcgcttcaaatgcgcacaaattcacaaatttacatatcggtttagaaacttATATATGGAtaaatcgtaacacatgcgaaaaacatcaaaacaatttgcaagcaattccagcaagactgtcctttttacctTATTaaaggattgttttgctttgacacttctcatgagtttttgactaataaaattgttaataaaaaccaatttcatttttgttttctttgtgctgtccttcagtaatggtggtgataaataaatggaaacaaattttctgattttaataacaaaattagttgtcaatgagaatttcgtgttggattgaaatattgctggtttttgtccaggatattcgccaactaaacacattcgctaaaaatatgagtttttttcagcaaagtaaattctcaattttaattaatttcatagttattttggaaattttgttgttaaaatcaactaattcaaaaacagtaatacgaattaggcgcagagctaatttcggtcgttccgtgaagtAGAAATCATATCAACACAAATAAATGCCCGGCACTGCACTGGATTTAGTGAAAATCGTTGCTGTAACCAAATCAGTAGGGCCAAAGATGAAACAAGCATATAAGAAGTATTGTTCGTTGATAGCTAACGACTTTGTCAAACGTATTGCAAGTACCCGAGTACGTTAATGAAGATGCAGAATGCCGATGTGGTCGttttataacattttccattcatttacaaaattaaaacaaagaaatttctaAACTAAAACAGGTGCAAAAGATGTTTCCTGGTCATCAAGTGTAAtttataatttgattattttataaatttataaattttatgaatgtgtcccAATGGTTTGGTTTGAAAGATTTCAATTATTATACactgaaagaccgaaatcagcattttggcgtaaaaattagttgattttctgattttagttagttattttttgagacaactaaaaaaatcttacttttgctgttttcaaccaacataaatggttggatTGGCTtcagcaatttgcagctatatggctcactgtcaccgaaaaaactttAACATCGTTTTGACTACTAGCcattagatggcacactactaccgaaaagaatttttcagtcgcggttgtcttttctatattggcaggtataaatactatATTGTTTTGGAGAattagacataaacgaaacataaacttcttttgaaaaatttttcttctaaagcaCTATGCTAAAATCTACTATGCATCTAGTGCTAAAATCTACTATTGATATCAATTGAGATCAACAAAAATATTGTTGAATTCGCGAACACCTTCTGCTAATTCGACCATTCATGTTGATTGAAAAGAACATTTTATTAttcaaattcaactaaaaaaatagttgcaTGAATATGAGTTGTGTCTTAGCTaataaatgacagcacgtttaattggtgaattcaaataaaatgatggTCATATCAACTAACATTTTAGCATTTTCAAGGGAATAAGAATTAACAAATCCAAATTAGTTAATTAGTaagatttttaactttttcatattgaaaggttatgcaatcactgtgaaaaacgacttttgaaccgaggcccggagggccgaatgtcgtaccattcgactcagctcgacgaactgagcaaatgtatgtatgcgtgtatgtgacaaataatgtcactcgattttctcagagatggctaaaccgattttcacaaactcagattcaaataaaaggtcttacggtcccatagattgctattgaattttatcccgatccgatttccagttccggaattacagggtgatatacaccaaaaaaaattgaaaaaattgtcactgacttttctcagagatggcgctaccgattttttttattcaaacgaaaggtattatggtcccatagatcgctattgagttttatctttatccgacttcctgttccggaatttcaAGACAATATGTGCaagtctatgagaaaatgcgcactcaattttctcggtaatttctcaatcgatttttacaaactaagaagcaaataaaaggtcttgaaattcctgtgttacagagcgattagtgaaaattttcaatttcatgagtattttttcacaagcgatggccaatcgaggtgcacatttttataaaacttactactaAATCTATCTACATAGCAGAttcgttagttagtggatatataaatctactttggaactactagtcttcggtttccgcttccggaggcaccgataatagtgaagaaaggcTTCAAAACCGGaacgcacttcgatttctcagcaactgtTAAACCTAttgtcacaaatcatgattcataaTGAAGCTCTCAATTTCTTAAAAGTTACTGtgtaattttatccagatccgacttccggttccgaaattatagggcatgaatatcaaaactttcaaactgtcatacaaattgatgcaaaatcggtacgcatcggtacgtgctggtacggaagaagaagaaaacaccaccgcctagcacacagcatgCTTAGTTCAGTTTTGTATaatgtgcagggttgccacatttgaatctatattaacttaacataactgtttccaaattgaaaaggtgatggtagtttataccagagaaagtttttgattttattcaagtttgaaaaaaaatcttgacagaatcttctagtgatgtttccgaaaatataggtaatatgagaaaggtatcattacaccactaggtggattaaaaaaggtttataagttggtctcaaaaaataactaattaaaatcagtaaatcaaCTACTTTTTTCGTAAAAATGCTGATTTAAGCTTTTGcttgtattttattttattaatattttttctctttccattactaccacaaaatcaggatAACGATTTTACTACGTTGAAAAAACAGCACTATCATTTAATATATTATAACCTACCATCATTTTTTAATTAACACACCCAAAAACATGCGATCGCAAAGCAACTAAAatgttttgttgtttatttttcctaATTTGATTGCCTAAAATTTGGtataactaatcgattgttgttcgttctaaactgtcattttttatttatcgttctGGTAGTTTAGCAATGACACGCATCACGAACGGGTAACGAAACGTGACAGCATCGACATATACCCCaaacggaaaatgaaacgtttcaatgaggtgtcattcGTGCAACTGAACAACGGCACACTCTATGCAAAGTTATCTgtctgcatgaaagcaaaaaatgtttctgttgttttaagttatttcagttatttgaacctaaAACGCCTATTACAatacatattttttcattgttagtCTCTTCGGAATATGTTGAAATGTAATGTAATTGAGCTCAATTTACATTTGGGAGCCTATAAATTGTGGTTGGGGTTtattttctggaaaaaattttttgaatcagGTTAATTTTTGctttaaaattttacacacagaaaAACAAATCGAGAATCATTATTCTCCGGCTAATACTAATGAACAGTTTTGTTGATATCgtgtcaatataattatggtgtGATACAACAAATATATTTGTTTAGAAATACCAAGCTCTAGTTTTGATCTATCATATTTTGTTCCAATCTACGACTTATTGGTTCGAAACATCACACTGCAGTtttaaacaactattttttgtttgatgggcagctaatcgttcacagtTTGTGCAACGAAATTTTGCCTAAGTGGTTGTTTATAGCTTTAACACTAAACTCACAGATGATATAGAAATGCAACAATAGATTATAATTCCAACAGggcattaggaaatttttcatcCGTTTGAAGAATGGCTCGCTGAAAGAGCATTTCCAACGCCGTAGTCAAGAATGTTGCTGATATGTTTAATGCTGGAGATGCACTTTCAATAGAATACAAATACTATCACTTTACTTTTGAtttacattgacatgaactatcCGAAAAAGACATTGCATTTATACTGTAGAAATATCTATTCAGTACATGGAAAATTTGATTTACAATTAACTCTTATATTCTTCtgtatactttcacttacaacaAAAGGCAACTACGTAATTGACATAAATGACGTTTGtttgccattcaaaattttcaacatggaacgtttctggtgaaatgaagtggatttttgttctgcgtttttgctgtcttcgttctcagcCAACTGACAGCATTCGGAAACAGCAATTTCGTTTACTTGAATCGTTATGGTAAaagcaacagatatgttagttaagtcaaccacagtttagttgaaacaaacaaaaaatgcaatattttttatGCGGCATTTTAATggaaattttcagagttatgcggttttttatgcaaagtttcagagttatgcggtttttttatgcgaagtttcagagttatgcggttttttaatgcgaattttcaaagttatacggtttttttatgcggtacgtaaactcgcataaaaagaaCTTCAGTGTAGTAATTTTGTGATTCTTTAGAGATTCtccataaaaaattaaaaataaaaaaatacaaattgatCTGTATATGTTGCAACCCCGTTCATACTGGGTAAAACGGTCGAGTAGATGACATCATAATGGCAAACTGTGAATGGtttgtgaaaacataggtcaattaaaACCAGGTTTTCAATGGTATActgttgaaatactgaaacgacgttgcttcACTTAAACAttgaatgtttccgaatcgattggtaattAAATCATATCATAAATTCATAAACAAATGATTGAGTTATAAGcgctcaaaattatgacagaaaaaggttacgctgtaagttttgcaatttttttaattgacacccggccctatACTCGTtcgagagtaaggcattttaaatgccaaaaatacttttttacgaactgattcaccgacgacacgaccaggtactccgaagaaaaatcagcattaaaactgttcgctaacgattcaccgtcagttaccacaaatctagcgaccccctgtaaatgataaaaataatcttctcgagcaacactgtttaagttgctatggactagttaccaaggaaccccaaaacaaataaacatgttttgaaagcggtggaatagttctattactgttaaactttgtccaaattaagcagaaatgcatttaaatggactcgattttcggaatttaatcgaaactatggatgaaaccaacgaacgaggacaatgatctgcttccagcgattcatccgtaaacttcaactgctagcttttctgggcagtaggattcggtgtaatatgccggtgtcaaaattgttttgtgtcggttgattgcgcagcagtggaaacagtatttcactttgttggccactattcgaggattagctcgttgtcggtcatttccatgtcttccttctcacacaacggttccaagtcaagacctgaattttgaacttggctttataaaagacataactcatactcctcaatttttatatttcgctcgagtcaggtaaatccattaaaatgttccgtaatataataaccgatctgaaattcattttgtttacattcatcttgccttcgatatgcagtaaccaaggttatggtgactgttattcaaaatcaataaatatataaacttgtgctgccagtttaaaaaaattcactagcgttttcgatttgacatttccagttactgaggggtagttaaatttacgatacagttttgatagacgagtggcaggtcgtgtcgtcggattCACTTTATGAACCGCCTCCATTCTGCAAGTTAGCTGTCCTAAATTCTAACTACTGTTTAGAAGAAATCATGCTATTGCTCTGTAATCTTGAAATTCGCCTCCGCAGTCTTTGGTAGCAGAAAGTCAAATTCCGCCTCGGAACtataatttttgaatgaaacaaTCAATCTAATGTAATATTCAACCACGCAACAAAGCAGACATCCGGACAATACCTGTGCCATCATCAAAGGAGTCCGTCGCTTTTTCACTTTCCTGTTCAGTCCTGAATGTTTGCAAGCAGTCAtttattttttaccaaattcATTAATCTGATTCCAAAAGTTCAAGTTTCCGCTGGTGTACTTCCTtggatataatgatataatgaCTCAGTCGGCAACGACGGTTCCTCCAGATCAAGACGAAGACGAATCCATCAACGGCACTCCTCCGATGCAAACCAGCAGCGTAGAATCCATTGGCTGCCGTATCTGTCAAAGTGCAACGGATAAATTCCGGTAAGTGCATTTCCTTGCTAACGGAGAGCAGTAACGAAGTGAAAGGACCGAACCGTTAAGCACACTCTTCTCTGGAAAACCAATTTGCAGCGTGAACAAATATTACAGAAAATGCTCCCAGTTTGTTAGTTCGAAATGAAAGCAATTCCAGTAATTGGTTTGAGTTTCGGCTGGAGATTCGTCTAGGCACTGCTGCCTGCACAATAAATACAACTATAACCGAGTTCAAATATTTAAATTACATGCTCATAACCCGGTGCAACATTTGCTCCTTTGCGGGTGGCACTTCCGACAAATACCGCTCACGCAATTCCACCCATGCCATGTGCCTACCACAGCCAGCAAAATTAAGGATAAACGACAAATCCTGGTGCACAATTCTATGCCGCAGAAATTCCATTTCCTCCGTTTGGAAGACGGATGATCATGGTACCGCTGGAATAGTCAAGCTCAACCGCATCCGAACGGACTTCCTGTTCGCTCATTCCCAACCAGGATCTCCCCCGACCACACGAACGTCTTGTTTACAACAgttgacaacaacaacaacaacaacgtgaTATGCTTTTCTGCTATTTTTTAATTACAGTTTAATCTCGCCATGTCTGTGCAAAGGAACTCTCCGCTACGTGCACCGTGAATGCCTGGAGCACTGGCTCAACCGGTCCGGACTTACACACTGTGAGCTGTGTTTACATAGGTTTCAAACGTACACGGCACTGAGGTAGGCATTCGACTCTCATTATTCTACCGACAATATCCGGTCCTGCTCGAAGGCAATTAAAGATCTTCTCATATCCTTTGCCTTGCCAGTTCCCGGAGCAGTGCTGGCAGCGTGAACGCACACGGTTTGTTAAGTTGATTCCATGAGGGCGCATGGTATTTTGATTACGTAGAATCGCACTGAAAAATACcgtgttgaatcgaaatttgttTGTATCGAAACGTTGACACAAATTACTGCTCGCACTGCTCGCCGGAAGACAACCGTTAGTAAGACGGACTATTAAACAGACCATTTTCCGCTCCCCCGCAGTTCGGTCAATAGCTACTAAATTGCACTTCTAACCAATGCTCATTTTCATTCAAAGTCTTTTCATTGTTCCCAGATACGGCTGCATGGAATCGTTGTGCATTTGGTATCGTCACCCGAACAATCGTGGTTTACTGCTGGTAAGACATGTACGATTACCTTCACAGGTTTGCGTACACCAACACACTCTCCAACCCCTCCCCTCATCGGGGGGGTGGGGGCAACTAAATTAACCTTTAATCTTGGTTTACCCGACCCCCGTCGTCTGCTGCACTGGTTGCGAGCGATCCGTTCAGGCCTGCCAGAACGGTTCGCTTGAAAAGTGCAACTGCGTTCGGTTTGCGGTCGACTCTTTTCCTTTCCTTTCCACAGTCGGATACACTGATTTATGTCGTCCTGTCATTCATCTGCTTCACCCTGACAATGATCTGCATTCTGGTGCTACGCTTCCAGAGCAATCACGGCAACACTCTGCAGGAGACGCTGGCCTCGACCGCCATTGTTTGCTTTCTGCTGCTGGTGGTTCGTATTTAAAATCCAACATTTGTGTATAAAACAGTTCTTTCGAGGGTACGGTTTCGTGGTCAGACGTGTCGTACGGTGCTCAAAGTTTGAGTCTTTTTCCGAAAAAGTGCGCTCCACCGCACGTACAGCAAAACCATTACGCATGAATTTATCATCTGCAAAATTGAACACCGCTCGAAATAATTTTCCCCGACATCCTCAAACCACTGTTTTAACCTACATACTTCCTCCCGCTGTTTGGCTGTGTGTGAATAGTGAAACCTCATTTTCAATTTCAGCTAATTGTGTACCTGACAAACATCGTCGTGCTGGCTAAGGATCACGTCATTCCCTGGTACCGGTAAGCGCGCTTTGATATCGGTCAACAATGTTTGCCTAATCATTGGTCCGAACAGTGCAATAGGCCTTTGTGATACCACAACCTAAACACACacaaactctctctctctctctctctctattcaCTCATCAGATGGTGGAGATCGTCCCGGAGGATTCGTCTATCTGAGGTATCTGTGGTAGAACAACCGACCAGCAATTCCGAGATTGTAGTGTAATCCGGTCACTCACACAGGGGAAAAATTACCCTTTATCAGGCAAAATCTCGACGTATCACG comes from Malaya genurostris strain Urasoe2022 chromosome 3, Malgen_1.1, whole genome shotgun sequence and encodes:
- the LOC131437938 gene encoding E3 ubiquitin-protein ligase MARCHF3; its protein translation is MTQSATTVPPDQDEDESINGTPPMQTSSVESIGCRICQSATDKFRLISPCLCKGTLRYVHRECLEHWLNRSGLTHCELCLHRFQTYTALRYGCMESLCIWYRHPNNRGLLLSDTLIYVVLSFICFTLTMICILVLRFQSNHGNTLQETLASTAIVCFLLLVLIVYLTNIVVLAKDHVIPWYRWWRSSRRIRLSEVSVVEQPTSNSEIVV